A genome region from candidate division KSB1 bacterium includes the following:
- a CDS encoding CotH kinase family protein — MLTKIPKKANNVSLPLPILRALGKPWRGIILLAVLFILSLVGVALASIYYGMELYKTKAAASYNDFWENTVETRWRIVPNYVKGNLFAKPERIAIEIGKENFQKLAHKRAIALATRILTAGDDDFVPAKIHHQDKTVDAKIRLKGDWVDHLLGEKWSFRIVIKGDDTLLGMKQFSIHHPRARHYVYEWIFHQALRRESIMALRYDFVNVTLNGKDLGVYALEEHFEKRLIEHNHFREGPIIKYNEELLWNDRAMHLQLGELGPTGLQSENSSNVDAFKMGRLMGDAGQYRQFIKAYGLLEAFRYSKLPTHKVFDVEKLAKFFALSDLMGAEHAVVWHNLRFYYNPMTSKLEPIGFDGNAGHQIAHVIGSNRALYQPPHKFKDLAFSDPVFYEAYIKALLRLSAPGYLDSLFSDLQVELEKKLNILYSEFPHFYFTKSVFYNNQQAMRNVLQPAQGLHAYFNKAAAQRLTIDLGNIQAMPLQVIGVSFKDEVPFSPTERIILQPMIPNTPVNYQSFDFALPSAFVWSDTMKPYFALHYKVLGTTEVRRTAVNPWPHDFGNFAHDLFRLEPNLEQFAFLRVVDSTRKIIIQPGDWKLDKALIIPAGYRVICGEGTRLDLSQSANIISYSPLEWRGSEASPIIISSKDSTGAGLFVLQTTAPSFLEYVTFANLSNPAQEGWALTGAVTFYEAEVHIANCQFINNRCEDAVNLVRGKFTIDKSLFKNAKSDAFDADFGTGRLTRLTFLNCGNDAIDVAGSVAEIDDILIRGAGDKGISGGENSQVQARHIDIKHAEISIASKDKTALQISNVKLDSCGVGFMAYVKKPEFGAGAIIARNVKMRNCRTPFLIENNSSMTLDGEVIPPSHDKVESILYGAEFGKASKPAKLSKQSRWTVQP; from the coding sequence TTATGGCATGGAACTGTACAAGACGAAAGCGGCGGCTTCGTACAACGATTTTTGGGAAAACACCGTGGAAACGAGATGGCGCATCGTGCCGAATTATGTCAAAGGCAATCTTTTTGCCAAGCCGGAGCGCATCGCCATTGAAATCGGCAAGGAGAATTTTCAGAAGCTGGCGCACAAGCGCGCGATCGCGCTGGCGACACGGATTTTGACGGCGGGCGACGACGATTTCGTGCCGGCAAAAATTCACCATCAGGATAAAACCGTCGACGCGAAGATCCGGCTGAAAGGCGATTGGGTCGACCATCTGCTCGGGGAGAAGTGGTCGTTTCGCATCGTCATCAAGGGTGACGACACGCTGCTCGGCATGAAACAATTTTCCATTCATCATCCCAGGGCGCGCCATTACGTCTACGAGTGGATTTTTCACCAGGCGCTCCGGCGCGAAAGCATCATGGCGTTGCGTTATGATTTTGTCAATGTGACGCTCAACGGCAAAGACCTCGGTGTGTATGCGCTGGAGGAGCATTTCGAGAAGCGATTGATTGAGCACAACCACTTTCGCGAAGGGCCGATCATCAAATATAATGAAGAGTTGCTGTGGAATGACCGCGCCATGCACTTGCAGCTCGGCGAGTTGGGACCGACCGGCTTGCAATCGGAAAATTCCAGCAACGTCGACGCCTTCAAGATGGGCCGCTTGATGGGCGATGCGGGACAGTACAGGCAGTTTATCAAAGCCTACGGCTTGCTCGAAGCGTTTCGTTATTCGAAGCTGCCAACGCACAAAGTTTTCGATGTCGAAAAGTTGGCAAAATTTTTTGCGCTGTCGGATTTGATGGGCGCGGAGCACGCCGTGGTCTGGCATAATCTTCGTTTCTATTACAATCCGATGACGTCGAAGTTGGAACCAATCGGCTTTGATGGCAACGCCGGTCATCAAATCGCCCACGTCATCGGCTCGAATCGCGCGCTCTATCAGCCGCCGCACAAATTCAAAGACCTGGCGTTCAGCGATCCGGTCTTTTATGAAGCCTATATCAAAGCCTTGCTGCGCTTGTCGGCGCCGGGCTACCTCGACAGTTTATTCAGCGACCTCCAGGTGGAGCTGGAGAAAAAGTTGAACATTCTGTACAGCGAGTTTCCGCATTTTTATTTTACCAAAAGCGTTTTTTATAACAACCAACAGGCGATGCGCAACGTGCTGCAGCCGGCGCAGGGCTTGCACGCTTATTTCAACAAAGCGGCGGCTCAACGCCTGACCATCGATCTCGGCAATATTCAAGCGATGCCGCTCCAGGTCATAGGCGTTTCGTTCAAAGATGAGGTTCCTTTCTCGCCAACTGAGCGAATCATTCTGCAGCCGATGATTCCCAACACGCCGGTGAACTATCAATCTTTCGATTTTGCGCTGCCCTCGGCGTTTGTCTGGTCGGATACCATGAAGCCATATTTTGCGCTTCATTACAAGGTATTGGGAACGACTGAAGTGCGGCGCACCGCCGTCAACCCCTGGCCGCATGATTTCGGCAATTTTGCCCATGACCTTTTCCGTTTGGAGCCGAATCTCGAACAGTTCGCTTTTCTTCGTGTGGTCGATTCAACCAGAAAAATCATCATCCAGCCCGGTGATTGGAAGCTCGATAAAGCACTGATCATCCCTGCCGGGTATCGCGTGATTTGCGGCGAGGGCACGCGACTCGATCTTTCGCAATCGGCAAACATCATTTCATATTCGCCGCTGGAATGGCGTGGCAGCGAAGCGTCGCCGATCATCATCAGCTCGAAGGATTCCACCGGTGCCGGCCTTTTCGTTTTGCAAACGACAGCGCCGTCGTTTCTGGAATACGTGACTTTCGCCAATTTGTCCAATCCGGCGCAAGAGGGCTGGGCCTTGACCGGCGCGGTGACTTTTTACGAGGCCGAGGTTCACATCGCGAATTGCCAATTCATCAATAATCGCTGCGAAGACGCCGTCAATCTTGTTCGCGGCAAGTTTACGATCGACAAATCACTGTTCAAGAACGCCAAGTCCGACGCGTTTGACGCCGATTTCGGCACGGGCAGGCTCACGCGTTTGACATTTCTCAACTGTGGCAACGACGCCATCGACGTTGCCGGTAGCGTGGCGGAGATCGATGATATTCTCATTCGTGGCGCCGGCGACAAGGGCATAAGTGGCGGCGAGAACAGCCAGGTGCAGGCGCGCCATATCGACATCAAGCACGCCGAAATCTCCATTGCCAGCAAAGACAAGACCGCGTTGCAAATCAGCAACGTCAAGCTGGATAGCTGCGGCGTTGGCTTCATGGCGTACGTGAAAAAACCGGAATTCGGCGCCGGGGCCATCATCGCCAGGAACGTCAAGATGCGCAATTGCCGGACGCCTTTTTTGATTGAGAATAATTCCTCGATGACGCTCGACGGCGAGGTTATTCCCCCGAGCCATGATAAAGTCGAGAGTATTCTTTACGGTGCTGAATTTGGCAAAGCAAGCAAACCGGCCAAACTGTCGAAACAATCAAGGTGGACTGTTCAACCATGA
- a CDS encoding metallophosphoesterase produces the protein MRSLEEKLANHLMMSRREFLKLGVAGGLGLAGLASANFSGEISFGIVADVHYADKDMRINRYYREALTKLHECVTTFNHTRPAFAVMLGDFIDKAPDRATELQYLQTIRQVFSQYAGDKHFVLGNHDLARLSKTEYLENCGARSPHSYYSFNAAGHHFVILDANYRQDGTPYEAGNFKWVDSCLDTAQQEWLAQDLENAKGMKTVVFVHQNLHDETSPYGVKNARAVRRILEKSGKVLAVIQGHDHQGGYEKINGIHYVNLKALVEGPTLKNNSYAIVTIAKNGRLSWRGFGRESDRIFA, from the coding sequence ATGCGTTCATTAGAGGAGAAGCTGGCGAATCACCTGATGATGTCGCGGCGGGAATTTTTAAAACTTGGCGTGGCCGGTGGGCTTGGCCTGGCCGGTCTTGCCAGCGCCAACTTTTCTGGTGAAATTTCTTTTGGCATTGTGGCGGATGTGCATTATGCCGATAAAGACATGCGCATCAACCGCTACTATCGCGAAGCGTTGACCAAGCTGCACGAATGCGTGACAACATTCAACCATACGCGGCCGGCATTTGCGGTGATGCTGGGTGATTTCATTGACAAGGCGCCCGACCGCGCCACCGAACTGCAATATTTGCAAACTATCCGGCAGGTCTTTTCGCAGTACGCCGGCGACAAACATTTCGTGCTGGGGAATCACGATTTGGCGCGATTGTCTAAAACGGAGTATCTCGAAAATTGCGGCGCGCGTTCGCCGCATAGCTATTATTCATTCAATGCCGCCGGCCATCATTTTGTCATTTTGGATGCCAATTACAGACAGGATGGAACACCGTATGAAGCCGGAAACTTCAAGTGGGTCGACTCCTGCCTCGATACAGCGCAGCAAGAATGGTTGGCGCAGGATTTAGAGAACGCAAAGGGAATGAAAACCGTCGTGTTCGTGCATCAGAATCTTCACGATGAAACGAGCCCGTATGGCGTGAAGAATGCCAGAGCGGTACGGCGCATTTTGGAAAAATCCGGAAAGGTTTTGGCTGTGATCCAGGGGCATGATCATCAAGGTGGCTACGAGAAAATCAACGGTATCCACTATGTTAACCTGAAAGCGCTGGTGGAGGGCCCAACGTTGAAAAACAATTCCTACGCCATCGTGACGATTGCAAAGAATGGCCGACTCAGTTGGCGCGGCTTCGGACGCGAGAGCGACAGGATTTTTGCCTGA
- a CDS encoding DUF4956 domain-containing protein: MNPSNVLKVDLTPGQVTLSFLLAFSLAFIWATVYRKTHSGVAYTRSFFLTLMMISPIVAMVMMAIGSNVALSLGLVGALSIIRFRTVIKDAKDMTFLFLAIGIGLCCGANAWMVAVIGTVMVSLITIVMSKIGHGNVGSADYILIFRSNQKDPWNAVSPTAQDMISWKQLRGATDVDSGTEFEYTYNVRLASKISPERVVGELGKNGAIRQVTMITPENHLDL, encoded by the coding sequence ATGAATCCTTCAAATGTTCTTAAGGTAGACTTGACGCCCGGTCAGGTGACGTTGAGCTTTTTGCTGGCCTTTTCACTGGCTTTCATCTGGGCGACGGTCTATCGTAAAACTCACAGCGGCGTGGCGTACACGCGCTCGTTTTTCCTGACGCTGATGATGATCTCACCGATCGTCGCGATGGTGATGATGGCCATCGGCAGCAACGTGGCTTTGTCGCTCGGCCTCGTCGGCGCCTTGTCGATCATTCGTTTCCGCACCGTCATCAAAGACGCGAAGGACATGACTTTTCTGTTCCTCGCTATTGGCATCGGCCTGTGCTGCGGGGCCAATGCCTGGATGGTGGCGGTGATCGGCACGGTGATGGTGTCGTTGATCACCATCGTCATGTCGAAGATCGGCCACGGCAACGTCGGTTCCGCCGATTACATTCTCATTTTCCGTTCGAATCAAAAAGACCCCTGGAACGCTGTGTCGCCGACAGCGCAGGACATGATTTCCTGGAAACAGTTGCGCGGCGCCACCGATGTCGATTCCGGCACCGAATTCGAGTATACCTATAACGTTCGCCTGGCTTCCAAAATTTCACCGGAGCGCGTCGTCGGCGAGCTTGGCAAAAACGGCGCAATTCGCCAGGTGACGATGATCACGCCGGAGAATCATTTGGATTTGTAA
- a CDS encoding polyphosphate polymerase domain-containing protein, with protein MTSNRTLLFNRLEVKYWVDRTTRTALTRDLLAFMRPDAHAGEEGGYLVRSLYYDTADYMAYHEKLSGVAVRHKLRARAYGEDPSQSAMVRLEVKSRYLSYIYKTTIDIPRADYDEVGFALKRGILPPARLMNDAKISKEFFRLQRQYNMMPKVIVQYRRQAFERRETSRVRANFDDELLASSHLDLLGPLKGARRLQKYNRAIFEIKVDDNLPFWLHQLIVKYNLQSQAISKYCYAVRSEAKMSAMGRPEEYVN; from the coding sequence ATGACCTCCAATCGCACGTTGTTGTTCAACCGGCTCGAAGTGAAATACTGGGTCGACCGCACGACGCGCACGGCGCTGACGCGCGATCTGCTCGCGTTCATGCGCCCCGATGCGCACGCCGGCGAGGAAGGCGGCTATCTCGTTCGCAGTCTTTACTATGATACAGCGGATTACATGGCTTATCATGAAAAACTTTCTGGCGTAGCGGTGCGGCATAAGCTGCGGGCGCGCGCCTATGGCGAAGATCCCAGCCAATCAGCCATGGTGCGTTTGGAAGTGAAATCGCGTTATTTGAGCTATATTTACAAAACCACAATCGACATTCCGCGCGCCGATTACGACGAAGTGGGGTTCGCACTCAAGCGCGGCATCTTGCCGCCGGCGCGTTTGATGAACGACGCCAAGATTTCCAAAGAGTTTTTTCGTCTGCAGCGGCAATATAATATGATGCCGAAAGTGATCGTTCAATATCGCCGCCAGGCATTCGAGCGACGGGAAACCAGCCGCGTGCGCGCTAATTTTGATGACGAATTGCTGGCCAGCAGTCATCTCGATTTGCTCGGGCCGCTGAAAGGCGCGCGCCGTTTGCAGAAATATAATCGCGCCATCTTTGAGATCAAAGTCGATGACAATTTGCCGTTTTGGCTGCACCAGCTCATCGTCAAATATAATTTGCAGAGCCAGGCGATCAGCAAGTATTGTTACGCGGTGCGCAGTGAAGCAAAGATGTCGGCCATGGGACGGCCGGAAGAATACGTGAATTGA
- a CDS encoding CotH kinase family protein → MSPSKQKITAALDRFSSPVRWIWPRLPEALIGICALAVIVFSCLTYSTTLARRASELFSSNKYLALIDGFFNPFRSRHLLLKSGLPIYDLKISRQEYAKVEQVVEQNLKRGWMDDDAKIWSNAQFIYDGQTYNVQVRVRGALRPHWAGPKKSWRIKFGKAKIEQDGKVVEEPIYFKGKRQINLVIPSDKRYALASFLNSLLNNYGLVTLQDGFVILRINGIVQGVFYEVEHFDKPLLAAQNRPETTIFGQNGRAMHFEQYTKYGTPAASDAKYDLGSLQRQVDPENDLGLRAMEVLNQHALNPTPENFRRARAVLDWEKYLRFRCITTLCNTNHVRFGSDNLKLYFDPSRGLLEPIPWDILLVKLPKEPGTIDFWNNHGPDELQKATLLDPMLRLQRNKMLWEWVGDGGDSLMAKFNAIHRRIRPYVWADVLNTPIQGYKMDLIKKELDYNIRRVHTVLKMSSANFVYKLEADDRAALELTTLNFSGIKLRTIQLTDSSLFEGNYRLYADANYDGKLDSHDALLAETRAENWQINFGFDEYVFPELKYRGDFIAGRYWEFFDTLSGRRRYFLTGKLAPEKRHPLEWKAPKIEIDAINAVTGSRIPSALVNTEGAVADNSISITVIDASDPWDLEAPELTLEEFLRRNPQFAASREYSGAAEISGKVTISGTVIIPKSVQLVLRPGADITMKPRANVLSYGGLLSIGTPDQRISIHGDDSGEAWGTFAVVRSPQRVVMEYTDIQHGGQAQINGMLFTGGFAVYDADLDMEHCRIMNMMSEDGVNLKNGRLFMKNCLIAGMDSDAIDLDFCRGEVLDSHFSNTGGDGVDLSGSYVTISGCRFENIGDKGTSVGENSHPTLVNNLYIGCNIGVSCKDLSSPKIAFCTFVGNKLAIEAKRKKPFFGGGAGQFISCVFADNGALLQEDYFSQNQVTVRHSLVDAATTWPTCLTAEMRFLAPGQNNYLLEPTTLASNGFEVVVPEWVNLNHNGHAPSRPAGPGIFTNPVSLLNGH, encoded by the coding sequence ATGTCACCATCAAAACAAAAAATCACTGCCGCTTTGGACCGCTTCAGCAGCCCGGTACGCTGGATCTGGCCGCGCTTGCCGGAGGCGCTGATCGGCATTTGTGCGCTCGCTGTCATCGTGTTTTCCTGCTTGACGTATTCCACCACTTTGGCGCGGCGCGCCAGCGAGCTTTTCAGCAGCAACAAATATCTCGCACTGATCGACGGCTTTTTCAACCCGTTTCGCAGCCGGCATCTCTTGCTGAAATCCGGGCTGCCGATCTATGATTTGAAAATCTCCCGGCAGGAATATGCGAAAGTGGAACAGGTCGTCGAGCAAAATCTCAAACGCGGCTGGATGGATGACGACGCCAAAATCTGGTCGAACGCTCAATTCATCTATGATGGCCAGACGTACAACGTGCAGGTGCGCGTGCGCGGCGCCCTGCGGCCGCATTGGGCCGGGCCGAAAAAATCCTGGCGCATCAAATTCGGCAAGGCTAAAATCGAGCAAGATGGGAAAGTTGTTGAAGAGCCGATTTATTTTAAAGGCAAGCGCCAGATCAATCTCGTCATTCCCAGCGACAAACGTTATGCCCTGGCCTCGTTTCTCAATTCCCTGTTGAACAACTACGGTTTGGTGACGCTGCAAGACGGTTTTGTCATTCTGCGAATCAACGGCATTGTCCAGGGCGTTTTTTATGAAGTCGAGCATTTCGACAAGCCGCTGCTGGCGGCGCAAAACCGGCCGGAGACCACCATCTTCGGGCAAAATGGCCGGGCCATGCACTTTGAGCAATACACCAAGTACGGCACGCCGGCGGCTTCAGACGCGAAATACGATCTCGGCTCGCTGCAGCGCCAGGTCGATCCGGAAAATGATTTGGGTTTGCGCGCCATGGAAGTGCTGAATCAGCACGCGCTGAATCCGACGCCGGAAAATTTTCGCCGCGCCCGCGCCGTGTTGGATTGGGAGAAGTATCTACGCTTTCGCTGTATTACCACGCTGTGCAACACCAATCACGTGCGCTTCGGCTCGGACAATCTCAAGCTTTATTTCGACCCCAGCCGCGGCCTTCTCGAGCCGATTCCGTGGGATATTCTTTTGGTGAAACTTCCGAAAGAACCGGGCACCATCGACTTTTGGAACAATCACGGCCCGGACGAATTGCAGAAGGCCACGTTGCTCGATCCGATGCTGCGCTTGCAGCGCAACAAGATGCTGTGGGAATGGGTCGGCGACGGCGGCGACAGTTTGATGGCAAAGTTCAACGCGATTCATCGACGCATCCGGCCGTATGTTTGGGCAGATGTGTTGAACACGCCGATTCAAGGCTACAAGATGGACCTCATCAAAAAAGAGCTTGACTACAATATTCGGCGCGTCCACACGGTGTTGAAGATGTCTTCCGCCAATTTTGTTTACAAGCTCGAAGCCGACGATCGCGCTGCCTTGGAGCTGACCACACTCAATTTCAGCGGCATCAAGCTGCGCACCATTCAGCTCACCGATTCTTCGCTCTTCGAGGGAAATTATCGTCTTTATGCCGACGCCAATTATGACGGCAAGCTCGACAGCCACGACGCGCTGCTTGCCGAGACCAGGGCGGAGAATTGGCAAATCAACTTCGGTTTTGACGAGTATGTTTTCCCCGAGCTGAAATATCGCGGGGATTTTATTGCCGGCAGATATTGGGAGTTTTTTGATACGTTGTCCGGGCGACGGCGTTATTTTTTAACCGGCAAGCTCGCGCCGGAAAAACGCCATCCGCTCGAGTGGAAAGCGCCGAAAATCGAAATTGATGCGATCAACGCCGTCACCGGTTCGAGAATTCCCTCGGCGCTCGTCAACACCGAAGGCGCTGTCGCGGATAACTCGATCAGCATTACCGTCATCGATGCTTCCGATCCCTGGGATTTGGAAGCGCCGGAATTGACGCTGGAAGAATTTTTGCGCCGGAACCCGCAGTTTGCGGCGAGCCGGGAATATTCCGGCGCCGCCGAGATTAGCGGCAAGGTCACGATTTCCGGCACCGTGATCATTCCCAAGTCCGTCCAACTTGTCTTGCGGCCCGGCGCCGACATCACGATGAAGCCACGCGCCAACGTGTTGAGTTACGGCGGCTTGCTCTCCATCGGCACGCCGGATCAGCGCATCAGCATTCATGGCGATGATAGCGGTGAGGCGTGGGGCACCTTTGCAGTGGTGCGGTCGCCGCAACGCGTGGTGATGGAATACACCGATATCCAACACGGCGGCCAGGCGCAGATCAACGGCATGCTCTTTACCGGCGGCTTTGCTGTGTACGACGCCGATCTCGATATGGAACATTGCCGAATTATGAATATGATGAGCGAAGACGGCGTCAATTTGAAAAACGGCCGCCTCTTCATGAAGAATTGCCTCATCGCCGGCATGGACAGCGACGCCATCGATCTTGATTTTTGCCGCGGTGAAGTTTTGGACAGTCACTTCAGCAACACCGGCGGCGACGGCGTCGATCTTTCCGGCAGCTACGTGACGATCAGCGGCTGCCGCTTTGAGAACATCGGCGACAAAGGCACCAGTGTCGGCGAAAATTCGCATCCGACTCTCGTCAACAATCTTTATATCGGCTGCAACATCGGCGTGTCGTGCAAAGATCTTTCGAGTCCCAAAATCGCCTTCTGCACGTTTGTTGGAAATAAGCTGGCGATCGAAGCGAAACGTAAAAAACCGTTTTTTGGCGGCGGCGCCGGGCAATTCATCAGTTGTGTTTTTGCCGATAATGGCGCGTTGCTGCAGGAAGATTATTTCTCCCAAAATCAGGTGACCGTGCGCCATTCGCTTGTCGATGCGGCGACAACCTGGCCAACATGCTTGACTGCCGAAATGCGCTTCCTCGCCCCGGGGCAAAATAACTATTTGTTGGAACCGACGACTCTGGCGAGCAACGGTTTCGAAGTCGTGGTGCCGGAATGGGTGAACTTGAATCACAACGGACATGCGCCATCCCGCCCTGCGGGACCGGGCATTTTCACCAATCCCGTTAGCCTGCTGAATGGTCATTAG
- a CDS encoding esterase-like activity of phytase family protein — MKTRLQQANSPRQKARPTMGKIIAAIACVFAFSISAPAQEIKLVQYEFKTPPVIGVYQDVTIREGGISGLHYIRGSRNEFYLITDRGPNADAGKANSGRETILFAFPNYAPKIFRVRPQGDSLKILKTLPLKKFDGKKASGIPNPIGFGHSGEIAWAAVNQEAAPDKWGIDSEGLTAGTNGDLWIGEEYGPTIWRVNGRNGKITVRYTPFGSSEREVAIDRILAKRRPNRGFEGIACTPNGKIYALLQAPIYNPDKAAGEASRLHRLLEIDPKTNVTRMFVYEHEAPTAHIKNKDWSIGDLAAINNHEFLVLEHAAKKDENVKKIFKIDISQATPIAREDFGGKTLEQLETAENCIANGVVPVQKILYLDLLAHGWDPSHKKPEGLTVVNDTTIAVINDNDFGVDSPEADGILVPTGKKTVLYQFTVPRNMALNFVSPDERAAAK, encoded by the coding sequence ATGAAAACCCGGCTTCAACAAGCCAATAGCCCGAGGCAGAAAGCTCGTCCGACCATGGGAAAAATTATCGCTGCCATTGCATGCGTTTTCGCCTTCTCTATTTCGGCGCCGGCGCAGGAAATCAAGCTCGTTCAATACGAGTTCAAAACGCCGCCGGTGATCGGCGTTTATCAAGATGTGACGATACGCGAAGGCGGAATTTCCGGCCTGCATTACATTCGCGGCTCGCGGAATGAGTTTTATTTGATCACCGATCGCGGGCCGAACGCCGACGCCGGCAAAGCCAATTCCGGCAGGGAAACCATTTTATTCGCCTTTCCGAATTATGCGCCGAAAATATTTCGCGTGCGGCCGCAGGGCGATTCGCTCAAAATTCTCAAAACCCTGCCGTTGAAAAAATTTGACGGAAAAAAAGCCAGCGGCATTCCGAATCCCATCGGTTTCGGCCATAGCGGCGAAATCGCCTGGGCCGCTGTCAATCAGGAAGCAGCGCCGGATAAATGGGGCATTGATAGCGAAGGCCTCACCGCCGGAACAAATGGTGATTTGTGGATCGGCGAAGAGTACGGTCCGACGATCTGGCGTGTCAATGGCAGGAACGGCAAAATCACCGTGCGCTATACGCCGTTTGGATCGTCTGAACGTGAAGTGGCCATCGACAGGATCTTGGCGAAAAGAAGGCCGAATCGGGGTTTTGAAGGCATTGCGTGCACGCCGAACGGCAAAATTTATGCGCTGCTGCAAGCGCCGATTTACAACCCTGACAAAGCCGCCGGCGAAGCAAGCCGTTTGCACCGGCTTTTGGAGATCGATCCGAAAACCAACGTCACCCGCATGTTTGTTTACGAACACGAAGCGCCGACCGCGCATATCAAAAACAAGGATTGGAGCATCGGCGACCTGGCAGCGATCAACAATCACGAATTTTTAGTGCTCGAACATGCGGCGAAGAAAGACGAAAACGTTAAAAAAATTTTCAAGATTGATATTTCGCAAGCCACACCAATAGCTCGCGAAGATTTTGGCGGCAAAACTCTTGAGCAGTTGGAAACCGCCGAAAACTGCATTGCCAACGGCGTTGTGCCGGTGCAAAAAATTTTATATCTGGATTTGCTCGCCCACGGCTGGGATCCGTCACACAAAAAGCCAGAGGGCCTCACCGTCGTGAATGACACAACGATTGCGGTGATTAACGACAATGATTTCGGCGTCGATTCTCCCGAAGCCGATGGTATTTTGGTTCCGACCGGCAAGAAAACCGTGTTGTATCAATTTACCGTCCCGAGAAACATGGCGTTGAATTTTGTTTCGCCGGACGAAAGAGCAGCAGCCAAATAA
- a CDS encoding aminoglycoside phosphotransferase family protein — protein sequence MNLILNFLNKNWQRLSLQRFGDPSRLFCVMMTPRFRASSHVIVFVLAAGRTNPILVVKLPRVPGDNDRLDREAENLHLANRARAEDDTSIPRVIAYEDFHQHRLLIETAVPGRPMSPAIVRMQPELCTEAPITWLLNLHLATATRSARHDDWFERLVENPLKQFKKMLPLFAEEGCLVDQTLALMHPFRDSDVPLVMEHGDFSSPNILQDESGRAGVVDWELAEPQGLPAADLFFFLTYIAFAKQNARKNADYLKAFQQAFFGPQAWALPYVARYRERLNLAPEMLAPLFIATWGRYVAGLVGRLQESNEAGGMVGDETVKWLRSNRYYILWQHAVEHVKELQVANDKLQISKEKLFELYKKIPDVSK from the coding sequence ATGAATCTGATTTTAAATTTTTTAAACAAAAACTGGCAACGATTGTCGCTGCAACGGTTTGGCGATCCCTCGCGACTTTTCTGCGTGATGATGACGCCGCGATTTCGCGCCTCGAGTCACGTGATTGTCTTCGTTCTCGCCGCAGGCCGAACCAATCCGATCCTCGTCGTCAAATTGCCGCGCGTGCCGGGAGACAACGATCGCTTGGATCGCGAAGCCGAAAATTTGCACCTGGCCAATCGCGCGCGCGCTGAAGATGATACTTCGATTCCCCGCGTCATTGCGTACGAGGATTTCCATCAGCATCGGCTGTTGATTGAAACCGCGGTTCCCGGCCGGCCAATGAGTCCGGCGATCGTGCGAATGCAGCCGGAACTGTGCACGGAAGCGCCCATCACGTGGCTGTTAAATCTTCATCTCGCCACCGCAACCCGCAGCGCGAGACACGATGATTGGTTTGAGCGTTTGGTTGAAAATCCTTTGAAGCAGTTCAAAAAGATGTTGCCGCTTTTCGCCGAGGAGGGGTGTTTGGTCGATCAAACTCTCGCGCTGATGCATCCATTCCGTGACAGCGATGTGCCGCTGGTGATGGAACACGGCGATTTCAGCTCGCCGAATATTTTACAAGATGAAAGCGGCCGCGCCGGCGTGGTCGATTGGGAGCTGGCCGAACCGCAGGGCTTGCCGGCGGCTGATCTGTTTTTCTTTTTGACGTACATTGCATTCGCGAAGCAAAACGCGCGGAAAAACGCTGATTATCTGAAAGCATTTCAACAGGCGTTTTTTGGGCCACAGGCATGGGCGCTGCCTTATGTGGCGCGCTATCGCGAGCGATTGAATCTTGCGCCGGAGATGTTGGCGCCTCTTTTCATTGCGACTTGGGGCCGTTACGTGGCGGGGTTGGTTGGGCGGTTGCAGGAATCCAATGAAGCGGGTGGCATGGTTGGGGATGAAACAGTGAAGTGGCTGCGGTCGAATCGATATTATATTTTGTGGCAGCATGCGGTTGAGCATGTGAAAGAGTTGCAAGTAGCAAATGACAAGCTGCAAATATCAAAAGAAAAGCTTTTCGAACTCTACAAGAAAATACCTGATGTGTCTAAGTAA